From Coturnix japonica isolate 7356 chromosome 1, Coturnix japonica 2.1, whole genome shotgun sequence, the proteins below share one genomic window:
- the LOC107318436 gene encoding late histone H2A.2.2-like, producing the protein MPSMERPMGGRSRSRTSGVSTVPKQKRESEAMYSGEPSTSQEAKAKKSRSSRSSRAGLLFPVSRIERQLRRGQFAERFGACAPVYLAAVLQWVTQKIMDMAGKISKKSNQQCISPQHLQMSVKSSSILKHLLGSEPEYHGGDVPQSQCTALSKRKKTKRRKRRSRQQSAPARATAAVSVK; encoded by the coding sequence ATGCCCAGCATGGAGAGACCTATGGGAGGAAGGAGCAGGTCCAGAACAAGTGGGGTCTCCACTGTACCCAAGCAGAAGAGGGAGTCTGAGGCAATGTACTCGGGGGAGCCCTCCACCAGCCAGGAAGCAAAGGCCAAAAAGAGTCGTTCCTCTCGCTCCTCCCGGGCTGGGCTGCTCTTCCCTGTGAGCCGCATAGAGAGGCAGCTGCGCAGAGGCCAGTTTGCTGAGCGCTTTGGAGCCTGTGCCCCTGTCTacctggctgctgtgctgcagtgggtgaCACAGAAGATCATGGACATGGCTGGGAAGATTTCCAAGAAGAGCAACCAACAGTGCATCTCTCCACAGCACTTGCAGATGTCTGTGAAGAGCAGCTCTATACTCAAGCACCTTCTGGGAAGCGAGCCCGAGTACCATGGAGGGGATGTCCCCCAAAGCCAGTGCACGGCACTTTCCAAGAGGAAGAAGAccaagaggaggaagagaagaagcagaCAGCAGTCTGCGCCTGCCCgtgccactgctgctgttagtgtcaagtga